CGCAGCACGGCAATGCGCCAATCGCCGGTATCGGCGGGGCCGCAAAGCGAGTATTTCCGGCTCTCTCCCTCTGGCAGCACGATGTCGATATGGGCGCCAGGTGACCATGAGGGAAGCGCACCCCCTGCCGGATCGCGCAGGGTCACGCCCAGAACGCCGTCGGCCAGAGGCATGGCGTCGGCGATCTCAAGGTTGCGAGTAATCGCCTTGCGGTCCGGCGCGCCGACCGGAAAGTCCCGTCCGGCCTCGCGCAAAGACGGGTCATGTCTCTCGGGGTTCTGCGCCGGGTCCCAGCTGACATGCAGAGCCTCGGGCCCGCGCAGCGAGATATTCGGGAGATAGGTAAAGTCCTGATCGTCCAGATACAGATGCGGAATGCGCCGGGAAACCTCTTCGAGGATGATCGCCATCTCCATCCGACCGATATTCTTTCCCATGCATTGATGCGCGCCATAGCCGAAGGTCAGATGGTCGGCCGAATTGTCGCGCCAGATATTCAGCGCATCCGGGCTCTCGAAATGGCGGGGATCGTGATTGCCCGAGGCCATCACCATCAGGATCTTGCCGCCCTCAGGGATGGTCTCGCCGCCAATCTCGGCATCCCGGGTCGCCACGCGGCGCCAGGCCACCATCGAGCCGGAATGGCGCAGACATTCCTCGACCGCGGCGGGGATCAACGCGGGATCGGCACAGATCGCGTCCCATTGATGCCGGTCGCCAAGCAGCTCGCGAAAGGCGTTGGCCGAGGCAAGCGCCGTCGTCTCATGCGCCGCCACGATGATCGCCATCATCATCGAATGCAGGTAATTATCCGTCACGATCTCGGGCGCGACGCGATTCTGCCGGATCATGTCATACATCCAGCCATGCACCTCATCGCCCGCATCGACCTGCGCCGACATCCGGGCCAGCACCTCGCCGGAATAGGTCCAGAACTTCGCAACCCCTTCGGCCACCGCCACCTGCTGCCCCGGCGTGGGCTTGCCCCAGGTGTTCACCGTATGCGCGACCGAAAAGCTGCGCAGCGTCTCGATATCGTCTTCCGGCACGCCGAGGAAATGCAGCGCGACCAACAGCGGCACGTCCCACAGCATGTCCTGAACCAGATCGGATTGGCCCCGGTCGATGATATCATCAAGCCGTTCGCGCACCAATCTGCGGACCATGGGCGCATGCGCCGCCAAAGCTTCGGGCGCGAAAGCATCCAGCAGCAAACGCCGGCGGGCCATATGCGCGGGCTCGTCCTCGTTCACCAGAGTGCGGTTCATGCCGTAGCCTTCACGCTTCAGCACTTCCATCGCCTCCGGCGTGGCGGGGGTGATCTTTTCCAACGCGTTTGCGGGCGAGAAGGTGATGTTGTCGCGGAAGACGGCCTTGATGTCGTCATATCGGCTGACGACCCAATAGCCGAGCGCCTCACTGTAAAAGACCGGTTCTTCCTCGCGCGACCAGCGCAGCGCCTCTGCCGGGTCGGCCTGATAGGCGGGGCCGAACGGGTCGAAGCTGCGGGCACGTTCTGAAAACGGGCAGGATGTGCCGGATCGTTGCGTCTGCGACATGGCCTCCCCCGCTATTGTCGTTTATCGCACCATCTGTTACCTATATCGGATACATTGGAATGCGCAGGCTGTCAACGCGGGAGGCACGTTAATTCAAATGGTTGCGACGACGCTCCAGACTCTGGACCGCGGCCTGACCGCGCTAGCTGCGCTGGCCGAGGCCCCGGAGGGCCTTAGACCGGCCGAGCTGGCCGAGCGTCTTTCGCTGCACAAGGCCATCGCATATCGCCTGATCGCCACGCTCGAATCGCATGGCATGGCGCGCCGCCTGCCCGATGGGCGCGCGGTGCTCGGTGCCGGGCTGATTCCTCTGGCGGCGAAGGTAGAGAAACATCGGCTCAGCGCCGCCGCACCGCATCTTGCCGCTCTCTCGGAAGCGACACGCACGACATCTTGTGTGGTGCTCGCCGACGGTCCGAACGCGGTCGTCGCCCTTGTGCAGGAAGGGGGCGATGGCTTCCTGCGGGTCTCCTATCGGCTCGGGCTGCGTCACCCGCTGACCCGCGGCGCATCAGGCCTGGCTATTCTTTCCGGGCGCCCGGCGTCGCCCGACGATCCGCCCGCCGTATCACTGGCGCGCGAACAGGGTTACTCCCTGACCCGCGGCGAGCTGCAGCAGGGTGCGGTTGGCATCGCCGCACCGATCATCGCCGCCGACCCAAGTTCACCGCCTGCGGATGCCGCCGTCTCTATCGTGGCGCTACAGGAGCTTCCCGACGGGGCCGCAGAGCAGGTCATGGCCTGCGCCGCGGCGATCGGCGCCGTCTGGTAAACGCTTTCGCGCTTTCCCAGAGCGACTTTTTTCGCCCGAAATATTTGGCTTCAAAATATTTATGTTTGACGGATAAGGCGCGCTTCGTCCTATGATCGGGCAGAACCCGCCCGAGTGAGGCCCGCCTTGCCATCTGACCCGACACATACCCCCGCAGATTCCGACCTTTCGGTGCGTCGCCTCAAGCTGTGGATACGCATGCTCGGCGTCACGCGCCAAGTGGAGAACGAACTGCGAGAATTCCTTCGCGTCCGGCACGACACGACCTTGCCGCGTTTCGATGTCATGGCCGCCCTGCACCGCCGACGCGACGGGCTGACCATGACAGAGCTCTCGCGCACTCTGCTCATCTCCAACGGAAACGCCACCGCCGTGGTGAATCGCCTGGTCGAAGACGGTCTCGTGCAGCGAATTCCCTCCGAAGAGGATCGCCGCCGTATCACCGTGCGCCTATCCGAGGAGGGGCTGTCGAGTTTCGAAACCCTCGCGGCAGAGCATCGCGCGGTGCTGGACGGGCTTCTCTCGGCGCTGGGGGATGAGGATCTGGATGCCATGCGGGATATCATGCGGCGCTTGCGAACCGATCTTTCCGAGGCGCCCACTTAGCCTATCTGGCAGGTTCCTGATGGGCAGCATGCCGCGCGAGGGTCACAAAGCGGCCCTAACGTTCGCGCAGATTGGCGAGCACATGGCGAAGGGACCGGATCAACTCCGCGCTTTCAGACTCGCTCAGCCCGGCAAGCATGCCGTCATTGGTCCGCGCCACCTCGGGATAAACCCGCTCCGACAGCTCGCGCCCCGACTCGGTCAGGGTCACCAGCCGGATCCGGCTGTCCTCTCTGCATGGCTGGCGCTGCACCATGCCCTGCGCTTCAAGACTGTCCAATGCCCTGCTCATCGTCGGCTGTTCGGCAATGGCATAGTTGCAAAGTTCGGTGACGGTGAGCTGGCCATGGCTTTTCAGCGAGATTAAGATCCGCATCTTCAACGTCGAGACCCCGGCGGGCCGTAGCCGGCTCTGAAGAGTTTGATGATACTGGTGAACGATATGGTTCAACAGAAAGGATGGCAGCCTCTCCAGGTCGATAGCCGATTCGGCGCGACTGAGCACACTCGGGGTCGAATCCATTGAAATTTTTCCATTATACCGGACGGTTAAGCATAGCCTGAAACCCGCCGTCGCGCCAGTCTCCCTTCGGTCGGGTCGCTTATACTGGCCGTTCAGAGGTCGAAAACAGCGTTGACCCAAGGTGAAAAATGAGCCGTATCCCGGCGCAATCCGGTCAAGCTGCACTGGCTTCCACGAGCTTTCGTCCTGCTGCCGGTGAGGCTGCAGGTTCGCCACCCGTTTTCGTACCGCAACGTTTGGGAACTGCTCGCCGAAAGTGGCGTCGTCGCTGATGCCTCGACGGTTCATCGCCGGGCGAGGGCGACAGACGCGATCCGTGGTTATCAGTCGCTTCTTTGATTGTCACCGGCGAGGCCCACAGCGATGCCAATGTGATCGGAAAGATCAACGGAATCGCCTTCGTCGGCCAATTGTTTCGGGCGGCCGGGCGAAACGCCTGTATAGCCGCCGATAGAAAGTCTCAGCAGTTGATATGACAGGTCCTCAGGCCGTGTCCTCCGCGGCTCGAAAAGGCGACACGAGATTGACCAACAGCCGAAAGGCTCCCGGCACAAGCGCGTCAAGCTGCTGAGGCAGGGAGAGCGCGCAATAGATATGACGCCCCTTCCCGATCCCTGCAGAAAGCAAAGCGCCATGCAACTCGGCCTCGCCGCGATCCGATAGCGAAAGAAGAGGCTCGTAGACCGAATTCCATTCGGCGGCGAAGTAAAGCCCCCGGTCTTTTACCCAGCCTTGCCAATCCGACGCGCCGATCCGGTTCGGCCAGTTCAGCAGTTCGTGGCCGGGCGACAGCAGATCGATCGGCGCCTCCGGGTCGGTGACGCGCCAGCGCAACGAGGGCGTGCCTACGCGAAGATAGCGCGGCCCGCTTTCGCTCGCATCCCAGCCTCGGTCCGGACGCTGATAGAAGCTGACAAGATTGCCGCCATCTTCGACGTAATCGCGCAGGGTGCCCGGGGCCACATCGCCGCGCGACATCGCCATCACCCCGAGCACGACCGTATCGTATCCGGCGAGCTTTCCCGTTTCCGGCGCGTCGATTACGTCGATTTCGGCACCCAGGCGGGTCAGCCATTCGGCACTGCGGTCCGTGCCCGCGATCACGCCGATCCTTCCCCTTGGAAGTGCAGTGTCGACGGCGAGCAGATCAACAGCAGCCCTTTCCAGCAGCGTATCTTGCCCGCCCCCCGGCAGGCTGATCGTCCGGGTGGTGTAGGCCGGGCTGCCGTCAGCATTATCAAAGTGGATGCGGCTGTGGATCGGTGCCGCCTTGTCTTGCCAATGCAGCGTAACCCTTCCGTCCGTAGCCTCCTGCGAAATTCCGGCGATGTCGGGCAGAGCCATGGTGCCGGGCCGAATCGAAAGTCTCGCGTCGCGATCATACGGCGTCAGCAGCGCGCTCTGGGGCGAGATCTGCGCGATGGCGGGGGGAAGAACACGCAGCTCGGCTTGGCTCGGAACCGATATTTGAAGGATATGCCCGTCCAACTCGGCGCGAATATCGACCGCCAGCGCCGCGAATTCGCCTGACGGGTTCCACCCGGCGGTGAAGTTGGGTGTCGGCGGCGCATCGTCGGCGACGACGATCTGCCCCTCGACGACGGAGGTTCCGGGCGGCGTGCGATAACTGGCCGACAGGATGCGCGCCCGTGCTCCGGTTTCGATTTCAAGCCTGATCCGTCCAGGGTTTTCTGCTGTGCAAAGACGCGGTGAAACAGACAGGCTGAACCGCAGACCCGCCGCTTC
This genomic window from Paracoccus sediminicola contains:
- a CDS encoding cytochrome P450/oxidoreductase encodes the protein MSQTQRSGTSCPFSERARSFDPFGPAYQADPAEALRWSREEEPVFYSEALGYWVVSRYDDIKAVFRDNITFSPANALEKITPATPEAMEVLKREGYGMNRTLVNEDEPAHMARRRLLLDAFAPEALAAHAPMVRRLVRERLDDIIDRGQSDLVQDMLWDVPLLVALHFLGVPEDDIETLRSFSVAHTVNTWGKPTPGQQVAVAEGVAKFWTYSGEVLARMSAQVDAGDEVHGWMYDMIRQNRVAPEIVTDNYLHSMMMAIIVAAHETTALASANAFRELLGDRHQWDAICADPALIPAAVEECLRHSGSMVAWRRVATRDAEIGGETIPEGGKILMVMASGNHDPRHFESPDALNIWRDNSADHLTFGYGAHQCMGKNIGRMEMAIILEEVSRRIPHLYLDDQDFTYLPNISLRGPEALHVSWDPAQNPERHDPSLREAGRDFPVGAPDRKAITRNLEIADAMPLADGVLGVTLRDPAGGALPSWSPGAHIDIVLPEGESRKYSLCGPADTGDWRIAVLRENEGRGGSRWMHKNAAAGAQLRVRGPHNHFRLEEDASQHILIAGGIGITPIIAMADRLKSLGRNYELHYAGRSRRRMAHLDRARADHGDRLHLHVSEEGARADLAAIIRDAPPRSFIAACGPARLLKALDELVARRDDLTLRFEHFATDESAGDLASGKPFDIRCADSDLTLHVPEDRSLLQTLRAAGIDVPSDCEEGICGSCELAVEAGEIDHRDRVLTASERAAGDRIMTCCSRGKGKLTLKI
- a CDS encoding IclR family transcriptional regulator; amino-acid sequence: MVATTLQTLDRGLTALAALAEAPEGLRPAELAERLSLHKAIAYRLIATLESHGMARRLPDGRAVLGAGLIPLAAKVEKHRLSAAAPHLAALSEATRTTSCVVLADGPNAVVALVQEGGDGFLRVSYRLGLRHPLTRGASGLAILSGRPASPDDPPAVSLAREQGYSLTRGELQQGAVGIAAPIIAADPSSPPADAAVSIVALQELPDGAAEQVMACAAAIGAVW
- a CDS encoding MarR family winged helix-turn-helix transcriptional regulator gives rise to the protein MENELREFLRVRHDTTLPRFDVMAALHRRRDGLTMTELSRTLLISNGNATAVVNRLVEDGLVQRIPSEEDRRRITVRLSEEGLSSFETLAAEHRAVLDGLLSALGDEDLDAMRDIMRRLRTDLSEAPT
- a CDS encoding MarR family winged helix-turn-helix transcriptional regulator — its product is MDSTPSVLSRAESAIDLERLPSFLLNHIVHQYHQTLQSRLRPAGVSTLKMRILISLKSHGQLTVTELCNYAIAEQPTMSRALDSLEAQGMVQRQPCREDSRIRLVTLTESGRELSERVYPEVARTNDGMLAGLSESESAELIRSLRHVLANLRER
- a CDS encoding PIG-L family deacetylase — its product is MKNNADIDMLIRDEAQAEAAGDDIRLWRALGRLRSTIAFMNTGAHPDDEQSGLIAWLRFGLGMRVGIACSTRGEGGQNALGPERGDALGLIRTSEMEAAAQVLDAHVAWLGFGTGDPVHDFGFSKDGDDTLRRWQGDLVIRRLAGAYRAFRPDIVLPTFLDVPGQHGHHRAMTRAAEQALQLAADPGAALGDVHGGGLPVWKVAKFYLPGWSGGGGTYDDETPPPPTTLTVRAGSSEPALGVPYDRIGEWSRRRHASQGMGCWPDPPRQEWPLHNTAGRAENSIADGLPADLHQLATLTDLPALSEAAEAIDEAIAAYPRRGAVISALQTAASSLRDAGSAMTPETALRHGHRILNKCREAEIALAEAAGLRFSLSVSPRLCTAENPGRIRLEIETGARARILSASYRTPPGTSVVEGQIVVADDAPPTPNFTAGWNPSGEFAALAVDIRAELDGHILQISVPSQAELRVLPPAIAQISPQSALLTPYDRDARLSIRPGTMALPDIAGISQEATDGRVTLHWQDKAAPIHSRIHFDNADGSPAYTTRTISLPGGGQDTLLERAAVDLLAVDTALPRGRIGVIAGTDRSAEWLTRLGAEIDVIDAPETGKLAGYDTVVLGVMAMSRGDVAPGTLRDYVEDGGNLVSFYQRPDRGWDASESGPRYLRVGTPSLRWRVTDPEAPIDLLSPGHELLNWPNRIGASDWQGWVKDRGLYFAAEWNSVYEPLLSLSDRGEAELHGALLSAGIGKGRHIYCALSLPQQLDALVPGAFRLLVNLVSPFRAAEDTA